In one window of Streptomyces sp. NBC_01224 DNA:
- a CDS encoding DUF397 domain-containing protein: MTDSPSLLWVKSSYSGSGGSCVEWAPLSALATGIVPVRDSKNPGGPVLHASPASFAAFVAGVKAGEFGAV, encoded by the coding sequence ATGACTGATTCCCCCTCCCTCCTCTGGGTCAAGTCTTCGTACAGCGGCAGCGGCGGTTCCTGCGTCGAGTGGGCCCCGCTCAGTGCACTCGCCACCGGCATCGTCCCCGTACGCGACTCCAAGAACCCGGGCGGCCCCGTGCTGCACGCCTCCCCCGCCTCCTTCGCCGCCTTCGTGGCGGGCGTCAAAGCCGGGGAGTTCGGCGCCGTCTGA
- a CDS encoding helix-turn-helix domain-containing protein — MNPEASPRAAYGARLRSSREVRGWTQDELADLAEYSGRHISAIETGRKPPTLRFSRSVDTVFGFTSTAESFERAWAELRNGSLLEGFPEYLGQESRAAEIRMFDVGVIPGLLQTPEYATAIEEGHAKRGTITPDQASERVEALIERQAALVRRIPPMLIVVLDESCIRRVIGGAAVMERQMAHLIECAERPDTVLQVASYSMGERRPFNRLVNLLTLPDRSVMSYVESETNGYLDRELTSVLPLVRYYHQLQAEALSQAASVAMFDEVRKGTP, encoded by the coding sequence TTGAACCCTGAGGCAAGCCCGCGAGCGGCCTACGGCGCCCGCTTACGCAGTTCCCGTGAAGTACGCGGCTGGACGCAGGATGAGCTGGCTGACCTGGCGGAATACTCGGGCAGGCACATCTCGGCCATCGAAACCGGCCGCAAACCGCCAACGCTCCGCTTTTCGCGGAGCGTGGATACTGTCTTCGGATTCACCAGCACTGCCGAATCGTTCGAACGCGCGTGGGCAGAGCTCCGGAACGGCAGTCTGCTGGAAGGCTTCCCGGAGTACCTGGGGCAGGAGAGCCGCGCGGCTGAGATCCGGATGTTCGACGTTGGGGTGATTCCGGGGCTGCTTCAGACGCCGGAGTACGCCACGGCCATCGAAGAGGGGCATGCGAAGCGGGGCACGATCACCCCGGATCAGGCATCGGAGCGGGTCGAGGCGCTGATAGAGCGGCAGGCGGCCCTAGTGCGCCGCATCCCGCCCATGCTGATCGTGGTGCTGGACGAGAGCTGCATCCGTCGTGTGATCGGAGGGGCAGCGGTCATGGAACGCCAGATGGCCCATCTCATCGAGTGCGCCGAGAGGCCGGACACCGTGCTTCAAGTGGCCTCCTACTCCATGGGCGAGCGCCGCCCGTTCAACCGGCTGGTGAACCTTCTGACCCTGCCCGACCGCTCGGTGATGTCCTACGTGGAGTCTGAAACCAATGGGTACTTGGACAGGGAATTGACGTCCGTGCTGCCGCTGGTGAGGTATTACCATCAGCTTCAGGCTGAGGCGCTCTCCCAAGCGGCGTCCGTGGCCATGTTCGACGAAGTGCGAAAGGGAACCCCCTGA
- a CDS encoding DMT family transporter, protein MTPLVAFAVLVAAVTHASWNAIAHAIKDQLLSFTLISGGGLMIGAAGALLVPFPAAAAWPYLLVSAALHVAYMLLLMRSFTLGDFGQMYPIARGTAPLVVTVLAAVFVGEHPDGWATAGVAVASAGLVGLALWGIRGSGRRPDWPALLAALATGLAIAGYTTVDGVGVRASGTPLGYIAWLMILEGLAIPAYALYRRRGELVGRLKPFAARGLLGAALSVTAYGLVLWAQTRAALAPVAALRESSIIVGAAIGTLFFKERFGAPRIAAAGLMVVGIGLMLHTS, encoded by the coding sequence CAGTTGGAACGCCATCGCGCACGCGATCAAGGACCAGCTCCTCTCCTTCACCCTGATCTCCGGCGGCGGGCTGATGATCGGCGCGGCCGGTGCCCTCCTCGTGCCGTTCCCGGCCGCCGCGGCCTGGCCGTATCTGCTGGTCTCGGCCGCGCTCCATGTGGCGTACATGCTGCTGCTGATGCGTTCGTTCACCCTGGGCGACTTCGGGCAGATGTACCCGATCGCCCGGGGCACGGCGCCGCTGGTGGTGACGGTCCTCGCCGCGGTCTTCGTCGGCGAGCACCCGGACGGCTGGGCCACCGCCGGGGTCGCGGTGGCCTCGGCGGGGCTCGTCGGGCTGGCCCTCTGGGGCATCCGGGGTTCCGGCAGACGCCCCGACTGGCCGGCCCTGCTGGCCGCCCTCGCGACCGGCCTGGCCATCGCCGGGTACACCACGGTGGACGGCGTCGGAGTACGCGCCTCCGGCACCCCGCTCGGCTACATCGCCTGGCTGATGATCCTGGAGGGCCTGGCGATCCCGGCCTACGCGCTGTACCGCCGCCGGGGCGAACTCGTCGGCCGGCTCAAGCCGTTCGCCGCGCGCGGGCTGCTGGGCGCGGCCCTGTCCGTGACGGCGTACGGCCTCGTCCTGTGGGCCCAGACCCGGGCGGCACTGGCCCCGGTCGCGGCCCTGCGGGAGTCGTCGATCATCGTCGGAGCGGCCATCGGGACGCTGTTCTTCAAGGAACGGTTCGGCGCCCCGCGGATCGCGGCGGCGGGGCTGATGGTGGTCGGCATCGGGCTGATGCTGCACACGAGTTGA